In one Neobacillus sp. WH10 genomic region, the following are encoded:
- a CDS encoding MFS transporter, with amino-acid sequence MWRNRNVWILLTGEFIAGLGLWLGIIGNLEFMQEKLPSDFFKSLLLAGGLLAGIAVGPSAGRLTDQMSKKTVMLMAGFVRAFSVIFMLIAIATGSIWWMAVFLVLVQISAAFYFPALQAALPLIVADKDLLQLNGVHMNVSTLSRIIGTAVAGILLVIIPLSLLYVGSLVAYFGLFILTWFLQIDEKPGIKTAMQSTLEKTSFKDVFPIIKGLPIVFMTLLMTLIPTIFLGGFNLMVINISEIQDSSAIKGWIYTAEGLAFMLGAFFIKQISFKLSPYIILFTSAIIIGIAQMLLYFAYMPLLTILAFLFFGFSVGCFFPTASTIFQTKVPKDFHGRFFSFRNMLDRITFQVVLLFTGFLLDLIGLQLMCVLFGIISIIMTALFFIKHNRHRAVEQNNSTKASSNG; translated from the coding sequence ATGTGGAGAAACAGAAATGTTTGGATTTTATTAACAGGGGAATTTATTGCTGGTCTCGGATTGTGGCTGGGTATTATCGGTAACTTGGAATTCATGCAGGAGAAGCTGCCTTCAGATTTCTTCAAATCGCTTCTTTTAGCTGGTGGTCTGCTGGCTGGGATTGCCGTTGGACCTTCTGCTGGCAGGCTTACTGATCAAATGAGTAAGAAAACGGTAATGCTCATGGCTGGGTTCGTGCGGGCATTTAGTGTCATCTTTATGCTCATTGCCATTGCTACAGGCTCCATTTGGTGGATGGCCGTATTCCTAGTCTTGGTTCAGATTTCAGCCGCGTTCTATTTTCCGGCATTGCAAGCAGCACTGCCACTGATTGTCGCAGATAAGGATTTGCTTCAGCTAAACGGGGTTCATATGAATGTCTCAACGCTATCAAGGATCATTGGAACGGCAGTTGCCGGAATTCTGTTGGTGATCATACCTTTGTCATTGCTTTATGTCGGTTCGCTTGTGGCATATTTCGGTCTGTTTATCTTAACCTGGTTTTTACAGATTGATGAAAAGCCAGGAATCAAGACGGCTATGCAAAGCACTCTAGAAAAAACTAGTTTCAAGGATGTTTTTCCGATTATCAAGGGACTTCCGATTGTTTTCATGACACTATTGATGACGCTCATACCTACTATATTTCTGGGGGGCTTCAATCTTATGGTCATTAATATTAGCGAAATTCAGGATAGTTCTGCCATTAAAGGATGGATCTACACAGCAGAAGGGCTCGCTTTTATGCTCGGGGCTTTTTTCATCAAACAAATCAGTTTTAAGCTTTCACCTTACATTATTTTGTTTACTAGCGCCATAATAATCGGCATTGCTCAGATGCTGCTTTATTTTGCATACATGCCATTATTGACCATCTTGGCTTTTTTATTTTTTGGTTTTTCCGTCGGCTGTTTTTTCCCGACTGCATCCACTATTTTCCAAACAAAGGTACCAAAGGATTTTCACGGCCGTTTTTTTTCCTTCCGTAACATGCTAGACCGCATTACCTTCCAGGTTGTCCTGCTCTTTACCGGTTTCCTTTTAGATCTTATCGGCTTGCAGCTCATGTGCGTTCTATTCGGGATTATATCCATTATCATGACTGCCCTTTTCTTCATCAAACACAATCGGCATCGAGCAGTCGAACAAAACAACAGCACAAAAGCATCATCCAATGGATGA
- a CDS encoding GntR family transcriptional regulator: MLFNLDGTKPIYIQLSEWLENEILNGNFESDQKIYSQYQLAEIFNINPATAAKGLNILADEQILYKKRGLGMFVSNGAKEMILAKRKNQTLKRLVQEIVLEAGRLQVSKEELIEMIKTADIREAEK; the protein is encoded by the coding sequence TTGCTTTTTAATCTGGACGGAACGAAACCGATTTATATCCAATTATCAGAGTGGCTGGAGAATGAAATATTGAACGGTAATTTCGAAAGTGATCAAAAGATATACTCCCAGTATCAGCTTGCAGAGATTTTTAATATTAACCCGGCAACGGCAGCAAAGGGGCTGAATATTTTGGCGGATGAGCAGATTTTATATAAAAAGCGCGGGCTTGGGATGTTTGTATCAAACGGTGCCAAAGAAATGATCCTAGCAAAGCGAAAAAATCAAACCTTGAAACGGCTAGTACAGGAAATTGTCCTAGAAGCGGGACGGCTGCAGGTAAGTAAAGAGGAATTAATCGAAATGATCAAAACGGCTGATATAAGGGAGGCAGAGAAATGA
- a CDS encoding ABC transporter ATP-binding protein, with the protein MSVIECNGLTKVYGGTKALNNLSFKIEENKITGLIGRNGAGKTTLLKIIAGLLQETSGELKVFSEKPFNSLQVSANVIFLHDQMNLPTALNLKELFETAASFYPNWDHELADRLLDYFSLNPLQHYNGLSKGMKSTFNMILGLSARVPLTILDEPTSGMDAAVRKDFYRALLKEYIAYPRTIIISSHHLSEIEDLLEDILLVKEGKEILHLPVDVLKEWAIGLQGKTTVIDEWTQNAEVIYTKSIGIDQSYVVVRNHFSETEWQRARNAGIDFTPVTSSDLCVYLTSKTKGGIDDVFNKG; encoded by the coding sequence ATGAGTGTAATCGAGTGCAATGGATTGACGAAAGTGTATGGTGGAACAAAAGCGTTAAACAATCTTTCCTTCAAAATAGAAGAAAATAAAATTACTGGTCTCATCGGCAGGAATGGTGCCGGGAAAACAACACTGCTAAAAATTATCGCCGGGTTGTTACAAGAAACCTCTGGTGAACTAAAGGTTTTTTCTGAAAAGCCCTTTAACAGTCTGCAGGTTTCAGCCAATGTCATTTTCCTTCATGACCAAATGAATCTTCCCACAGCCTTAAATCTTAAGGAATTATTTGAGACGGCGGCCAGTTTCTATCCAAATTGGGACCATGAATTGGCGGATCGCCTTTTGGATTATTTCTCCTTAAACCCACTGCAGCATTATAACGGGCTCTCAAAAGGGATGAAAAGTACGTTTAACATGATTTTAGGCTTATCTGCCCGTGTTCCGTTAACGATACTCGATGAACCGACTTCAGGGATGGATGCGGCAGTAAGAAAGGATTTCTACCGTGCCTTACTCAAGGAATACATTGCCTATCCTCGTACCATCATTATTTCTAGTCACCATCTAAGTGAAATTGAGGACTTACTTGAAGATATTCTACTTGTAAAAGAGGGGAAAGAAATTCTTCATTTGCCAGTTGACGTTTTGAAGGAATGGGCAATTGGGCTTCAAGGGAAAACCACTGTTATTGATGAATGGACACAGAACGCAGAGGTCATTTATACAAAAAGCATCGGCATTGATCAGTCGTACGTTGTTGTTAGGAATCATTTTTCCGAAACAGAATGGCAGCGTGCTCGCAATGCCGGAATCGACTTTACACCGGTTACCTCAAGCGACCTATGTGTCTATTTAACTAGCAAAACGAAAGGGGGAATTGATGATGTCTTTAACAAAGGTTAG
- a CDS encoding N-acetyltransferase produces the protein MNKEKILELFNKHLRIEITYPGSLRERTNTVIRQISSTNEPGSVIYSEMNETNVDTVIEEQIAYFAQLKQSFEWKVFDYDQPIDIVEKLRSRGFSIEDQEALMVIDLNESEHFLHIPAQPEIKQITNEQGIWDIMRLEDEVWGASHQELGERLLKDFQNDSVHLSAYAAYVDGKAVSAAWMYLHKDTPFASLWGGSTLLEFRKRGYYSSLLGIRARDAAAAGYQLLMVDASSMSEPILQKHGFVCLARSTPCMSPENQCHNRMMESHK, from the coding sequence ATGAATAAAGAAAAGATACTTGAGCTTTTTAATAAGCATTTACGAATTGAAATAACCTACCCAGGTTCTCTTAGAGAAAGAACCAATACAGTTATACGGCAGATTTCATCTACAAACGAACCCGGATCTGTAATCTATTCGGAAATGAATGAGACAAACGTCGATACTGTAATTGAAGAACAGATAGCCTATTTTGCACAATTAAAACAATCATTTGAATGGAAGGTTTTCGATTACGACCAGCCGATTGACATAGTGGAAAAATTGCGATCTCGAGGCTTTTCCATCGAAGACCAAGAAGCTCTGATGGTAATTGATTTAAATGAGAGTGAGCATTTTCTTCACATTCCTGCTCAGCCAGAAATAAAGCAAATCACAAATGAACAGGGAATATGGGATATTATGAGGCTTGAGGATGAAGTGTGGGGAGCAAGTCACCAAGAACTGGGCGAGCGGCTTTTAAAGGATTTTCAAAATGATTCGGTCCACTTATCAGCATATGCTGCCTATGTGGATGGAAAAGCTGTCAGCGCAGCATGGATGTACCTACATAAAGACACACCTTTCGCAAGTCTATGGGGAGGTTCAACATTATTGGAATTCCGGAAAAGAGGTTATTATAGCTCGTTGCTTGGAATCCGTGCCCGTGATGCAGCAGCAGCAGGCTATCAATTGCTAATGGTCGATGCCAGCTCCATGAGCGAGCCCATTCTCCAAAAACATGGCTTCGTCTGTCTGGCACGCTCAACACCTTGCATGTCACCTGAAAACCAGTGTCACAATAGAATGATGGAATCCCACAAGTAA
- a CDS encoding alanine/glycine:cation symporter family protein, which produces MKIIESFVNGTNTLLWSYVLIILLIGSGIYFTFRTKFVQFRMVGEMFRLMGEGATGDKKGISSFQAFCISTASRVGTGNLAGVAIAITTGGPGAVFWMWLIALIGSASAFVESTLAQIFKVKDGDTFRGGPAYYMEKALNARWMGVTFAVLISLTFGLAFNSVQANTITSSLNNSFGFNKTAIAIGLSVITAVIIFGGLKRIAKVAEWMVPIMAGAYILIALYIMVTNISELPGVFKLIFESAFGIKEVAGGAIGAAMMNGIKRGLFSNEAGMGSAPNAAATANVSHPVKQGLIQSLGVFVDTLVICSSTAFIILLSGLYTSKESNGIILTQNALEGSLGSWAGIFLAFIVLLFAFSSVVGNYYYGESNIEFIKNNKIVLNIYRVAVVGMVAFGSLAELSFVWSIADLFMGLMAIINLIAIILLGKFAFAALADYKTQKASGQNPVFYTSNIEGLKNVEAWENAPTKEDQMKKLG; this is translated from the coding sequence ATGAAAATAATCGAAAGCTTCGTAAATGGGACAAATACATTACTTTGGTCATATGTTCTAATTATATTATTAATAGGGTCAGGGATATATTTTACTTTCCGTACAAAGTTTGTCCAATTCCGAATGGTGGGAGAAATGTTTCGCCTAATGGGTGAAGGGGCAACGGGTGATAAGAAAGGGATATCATCCTTCCAAGCTTTTTGTATCAGTACGGCTTCACGTGTAGGAACAGGGAATCTTGCGGGGGTAGCAATTGCCATCACGACTGGCGGACCAGGAGCCGTATTCTGGATGTGGTTAATCGCTTTAATCGGCTCGGCTTCCGCATTTGTAGAAAGCACACTGGCGCAAATTTTTAAGGTGAAAGATGGTGACACCTTCCGAGGCGGCCCCGCCTATTATATGGAGAAGGCGTTAAATGCCCGCTGGATGGGAGTTACATTTGCGGTCTTAATTTCGCTTACATTTGGACTTGCCTTTAACTCCGTACAAGCGAACACAATTACAAGCTCGTTAAACAATTCATTTGGGTTCAATAAAACGGCAATTGCGATTGGTCTGTCAGTTATTACGGCAGTTATCATTTTTGGAGGACTTAAGCGGATTGCTAAAGTGGCTGAGTGGATGGTTCCAATCATGGCAGGTGCTTATATATTAATAGCTTTATATATTATGGTAACAAACATATCTGAACTTCCTGGCGTTTTTAAGTTGATTTTTGAAAGTGCCTTTGGCATTAAAGAAGTGGCCGGGGGAGCAATTGGCGCTGCGATGATGAACGGAATTAAACGCGGACTGTTTTCAAACGAGGCAGGCATGGGTAGTGCGCCGAATGCAGCTGCAACGGCAAATGTCAGCCACCCTGTTAAACAAGGATTGATTCAATCTCTTGGGGTATTTGTCGACACCCTCGTTATTTGCAGCTCGACTGCCTTTATTATTCTTTTATCAGGACTTTATACGTCTAAAGAGAGTAACGGTATTATCTTAACGCAAAATGCCCTTGAGGGGTCATTAGGGTCATGGGCAGGTATTTTCCTTGCTTTCATCGTATTATTATTTGCCTTCAGTTCTGTTGTAGGGAATTACTATTATGGTGAATCAAATATTGAATTTATTAAAAATAACAAGATTGTTCTAAACATATACCGTGTGGCTGTTGTTGGAATGGTTGCATTCGGTTCATTAGCAGAGTTGAGCTTTGTCTGGAGCATTGCCGATTTATTCATGGGACTAATGGCAATTATTAACTTGATCGCGATTATTCTACTAGGAAAATTCGCCTTCGCCGCCCTAGCCGATTATAAAACGCAAAAGGCAAGCGGCCAAAACCCAGTATTCTACACCTCCAATATAGAAGGACTTAAAAACGTAGAAGCATGGGAAAACGCCCCAACAAAAGAAGACCAAATGAAAAAACTAGGCTAA
- a CDS encoding biotin transporter BioY, with protein sequence MKKFRALDLTLAGMFVALMAIGANIATIVPFLHVGGVPITLQTFFAILAGAILGSRLGSIAMIVYMLVGIVGVPVFADFIGGPSIIFRPTFGFIISYIFTAFIIGKIVEKKKSMAAFIIAALIGMVVNYLFGTNWMYFAYKFWAAAPEGFTYKMAWLWMVAPLPKDIVLAVLAGIMAHRLERTVLSKGQFKHLKRVS encoded by the coding sequence ATGAAGAAGTTTAGGGCACTTGATTTAACACTTGCGGGAATGTTTGTGGCCTTGATGGCAATTGGTGCAAACATTGCTACTATTGTTCCTTTTTTGCATGTTGGCGGGGTTCCGATTACACTGCAAACCTTTTTTGCTATTTTAGCAGGAGCCATTTTGGGCAGCCGCTTAGGATCTATTGCAATGATTGTTTATATGTTAGTAGGTATAGTAGGGGTTCCAGTCTTTGCTGATTTTATCGGAGGGCCATCCATCATCTTCCGGCCTACCTTCGGCTTTATTATTTCCTATATTTTCACAGCCTTTATTATTGGAAAAATTGTCGAGAAGAAGAAAAGTATGGCTGCCTTTATCATAGCTGCTCTAATCGGAATGGTCGTAAACTACCTTTTCGGGACAAACTGGATGTACTTTGCTTATAAATTCTGGGCAGCAGCACCAGAAGGATTTACATACAAAATGGCATGGTTATGGATGGTTGCACCGCTGCCAAAGGATATCGTCCTAGCCGTCTTAGCGGGAATAATGGCTCATCGCTTGGAGAGAACCGTCCTATCAAAAGGACAATTCAAACATTTAAAGCGCGTTTCCTAA